In Nocardioides bizhenqiangii, the DNA window GCCTCCCAGACCGGTCCGATGCTGTGGTCCACCAGGGTCCGCATCTCCGCACCACGCCGGCTGCTGCCGGCCGTGAGGTCGAAGAACCCGGACCCGAAGTCGGCGCCGCCGAGCACGGCGTACGCGACGACACCGACGAACATGGCGGCCGCGACCGCGACCTCCAGGCTCATCATTCGGGGTCCCCGCGAAGTTGTTCGGAGGAGCGAAGCGGGGGAGAAGAACTTCGCAGGGTATTCGTCCGCTCCCCCACGGTCTGCGGAGCGTAGGGGCTGGGCAGGTCGGTCTCGCCGGCGCGCCAGCGCCGGGCCATCGAGCGGAGCACGACGACCGCACCTGCCGTCATCGCGGCGTAGACCACTGCGGTAGTGCCCAGTAGCCACCACAGGCCGGAGTAGTCGCCGGCCGCCTCCTCGGTGCGCATGAAGCCGTAGACGATCCACGGCTGACGCCCGACCTCGGTGGCGATCCAGCCGGACTCGAGCGCGAGCACGGCCAACGGCCCGCTGATCGAGACGAAGCGCAGGAACCAGCGCCTCTCGAGCAGGTTGCGGCCGCGCCAGCGCAGGAACCAGAACAGAGAGACCGACGCCGCGAGCAGGGTCCCGATGCCGACCATCGACTGGAACGCCCAGTGCGTCAGGTTCACCGGCGGCCGGTCCTCCTCCGGGATCTCGTCCAGACCGGGCACCGGATCGCTGAGCGAGCTCATCGCGATCACCGAGCCCAGCACCGGGATGTCGATGGACCCACGGACCTCGCCGTCGACGTAGATCCCGCCGATCCGGAGGGGCGACGGGCTCTCGGTGGTGTCGGCGAGCTCGAACGACGCGAGCTTGGCGGGCTGGCGCTCGTCGAGTCCTCCCCCGAGCAGGTGGCCCACGAACGGCTGCGTCAGCGCGGCGACCGTCGCGAACACGAAGGGCACGATGAAGCCCAGCCGGTGGTGCTCGTCCCGTCGACCTCTCAGCATGCCGACGGCGTAGACGCCGGCGACGCTGAATCCCACGACCATGTAGGCCGCGACCCACATGTGCGCGAACTGCAGCCAGACCTGGTCGTTGAACATCGCGGCCCACGGGTCGATGTCGGTGACCTGGCCGTCGACCAGGCGAAACCCGGCAGGTGCGTTCATCCAGGCGTTCACCGCGAGCACGCAGAACGTGCCGACGACGCCGGCGATCGCCATCGGCACGAGCATGAGCACGTGCCGCTTGGGCGGCATCCGGCCCCAGCCGTAGAGGTAGATGCCGAGGAAGATCGCCTCGACGAAGAAGGACAGCCCCTCGAAGGCGAACGGGAGCCCGAGCACGTCGCCGTAGGTGCCCATCAGCCCCGGCCAGAGCAGGCCCATCTCGAAGCTGAGGACGGTGCCCGAGACCGCGCCGATCGCGAACAGCACGGCGGAGACCTTCGACCACCGCTTCGCCAGCTCGAGCGCGACCGGGTCGTCACGCCGGATGCCGCGCAGGTGCATCACGAGGATCATGGCGGGGAACGCGACGCCGAAGCAGGCGAGCACGATGTGCCAGCCGAGCGAGAGCGCCATCTGCTGGCGGGCCGGAAGCAGCCCCTCGGGCTCCACCGTCGCGACGAGCTGGACGGTGTCCGCGAGGAGAGCAGGCATCATCACGCGTTCGACGCTACGCCCGCGTCAGCAGCGGTTCACGGGTTTGTGAATCATTTCACGAACCCGCTGGCGCGGCGTCGTCCCCTCTCAGCCGGACGGTCACCACGAGCCCCCCGCCGTCGCGGGGTCGCGCGTCGACGGAGCCGTCGTGCGCGCGCACGATCGCCTCCACGATCGACAGGCCGAGGCCGACCCCGCGGTCGACGACGAGCCGGTCGCCGGCCTGCCGGCGGAACGGCTGGAACAGCCCCGCGACGTCGTACGACGACACCACGGGACCGGTGTTCGACACCTCGACCCGGACCCCGCCATCGGCGCCGGGGCCGCTCACGACCCGC includes these proteins:
- a CDS encoding cytochrome ubiquinol oxidase subunit I; this translates as MMPALLADTVQLVATVEPEGLLPARQQMALSLGWHIVLACFGVAFPAMILVMHLRGIRRDDPVALELAKRWSKVSAVLFAIGAVSGTVLSFEMGLLWPGLMGTYGDVLGLPFAFEGLSFFVEAIFLGIYLYGWGRMPPKRHVLMLVPMAIAGVVGTFCVLAVNAWMNAPAGFRLVDGQVTDIDPWAAMFNDQVWLQFAHMWVAAYMVVGFSVAGVYAVGMLRGRRDEHHRLGFIVPFVFATVAALTQPFVGHLLGGGLDERQPAKLASFELADTTESPSPLRIGGIYVDGEVRGSIDIPVLGSVIAMSSLSDPVPGLDEIPEEDRPPVNLTHWAFQSMVGIGTLLAASVSLFWFLRWRGRNLLERRWFLRFVSISGPLAVLALESGWIATEVGRQPWIVYGFMRTEEAAGDYSGLWWLLGTTAVVYAAMTAGAVVVLRSMARRWRAGETDLPSPYAPQTVGERTNTLRSSSPPLRSSEQLRGDPE